In Fimbriimonadaceae bacterium, the following proteins share a genomic window:
- a CDS encoding DUF4349 domain-containing protein, producing MKFSTGTTVALLATLALAGCGSAGYSDQTAASSPAASVESRARESTGDSAKAEAGFVPASNQTVDAPKRAVIRQGSLAVRVGDLEKSERAAGTIIAGLGGYVDSASSSDLAGQKPILTLSARIPESAFDQALREFEALGTRLSKHVSSQDVTGDLADYAARLTTMRANEESLRNMLRKASDSTTIMEAQRRLAEARGEIEGLQARLASLKGQAALSTIELRLEQSAETAGTKDPRWGAEAWAAASASAMDTFRIVLGAFLWFVAYSPLWIVGYLVVRFLRGRKRPTSNAAV from the coding sequence ATGAAGTTCAGCACAGGCACCACGGTCGCGCTCTTGGCGACGCTCGCCCTTGCAGGATGCGGTTCGGCCGGCTACAGCGACCAGACCGCCGCGTCCAGCCCCGCCGCCAGCGTGGAATCGCGGGCCAGAGAGTCTACGGGCGACTCCGCCAAGGCCGAGGCGGGATTCGTCCCGGCTTCCAACCAAACCGTAGACGCGCCCAAGCGTGCGGTCATCCGCCAGGGCTCGCTGGCCGTCCGAGTCGGCGATCTCGAGAAGTCCGAGCGCGCCGCGGGCACCATCATCGCCGGTCTCGGCGGCTATGTGGACTCCGCGTCCAGCTCCGATTTGGCCGGTCAGAAACCGATTCTCACCCTGTCGGCGCGCATTCCCGAGTCTGCGTTCGATCAGGCTCTGCGCGAGTTCGAGGCCCTGGGCACCCGCCTGAGCAAGCACGTCTCGTCGCAGGACGTCACCGGCGATCTCGCCGACTACGCGGCGCGCCTCACCACGATGCGCGCCAATGAGGAGTCACTGCGCAACATGCTCCGCAAGGCCAGCGATTCCACGACGATCATGGAAGCCCAACGCCGACTCGCGGAAGCGCGGGGCGAGATCGAGGGTCTCCAAGCCCGTCTTGCATCCCTGAAGGGGCAGGCCGCCCTCTCGACGATCGAGCTGCGCCTCGAGCAGAGCGCGGAAACCGCCGGCACGAAGGACCCGCGATGGGGCGCCGAAGCCTGGGCGGCGGCCAGCGCTTCGGCCATGGACACGTTCCGGATCGTGCTGGGAGCGTTTCTCTGGTTCGTCGCGTACTCCCCGCTTTGGATCGTCGGCTACCTCGTCGTTCGGTTCCTTCGCGGTCGCAAGCGGCCAACGTCCAACGCGGCGGTGTGA